A single genomic interval of Natronincola ferrireducens harbors:
- a CDS encoding RNA polymerase sigma factor, whose protein sequence is MLSVQEVYENYKQDVFYYLISLTHNPALSEDLVSETFLSAIKSLPNFKGDSDIKTWLFSIARYKWYEYLRKKKDDIGLDDMTEIYFSEQLSPLDSMIAKDMYNRVISLLEIHDDKVKGVVMMRIEGYSFYEISLKFGISESSARVIDFRTKKKIREILEKEDLHHE, encoded by the coding sequence ATGTTATCTGTTCAAGAAGTATATGAAAACTATAAACAAGATGTATTCTATTACTTAATAAGTCTTACACATAACCCTGCCTTGTCAGAAGATTTGGTATCGGAAACTTTTCTGAGTGCAATCAAGTCACTTCCAAACTTTAAAGGTGATTCAGACATAAAGACATGGCTATTCTCTATTGCACGCTATAAATGGTACGAGTACTTGCGAAAAAAGAAAGATGATATTGGTCTTGATGATATGACTGAGATATATTTTTCAGAACAATTAAGTCCCCTCGATTCAATGATTGCAAAAGATATGTACAACAGAGTGATATCACTTTTAGAAATCCATGATGACAAGGTAAAAGGAGTTGTGATGATGAGGATAGAGGGTTATTCTTTTTATGAAATATCCTTGAAGTTTGGAATATCCGAAAGTTCAGCACGGGTAATTGATTTTCGTACCAAGAAAAAAATTAGAGAAATTTTAGAAAAGGAGGATCTGCACCATGAATAA
- a CDS encoding PadR family transcriptional regulator: MVDRSQLMRGTLEGCIVKIISEEETYGYEIVSRLRDYGFEDVGEGSTYPILVRLEKKKIISSIYKESPLGPKRKYYFLTDIGKEFLREFEIVWNNVKISVDRIMKGE, translated from the coding sequence ATGGTAGATCGTTCCCAATTAATGCGAGGGACGTTAGAAGGGTGTATAGTTAAGATCATAAGTGAAGAAGAAACATATGGTTATGAAATAGTATCTCGACTAAGAGATTATGGATTCGAAGACGTAGGAGAAGGTTCAACTTATCCTATTCTAGTACGACTTGAGAAAAAGAAAATAATATCTTCTATTTACAAAGAGTCTCCCCTTGGACCAAAGAGGAAATATTATTTTTTAACTGATATAGGAAAAGAATTTTTAAGAGAGTTTGAAATTGTATGGAACAATGTGAAAATTTCTGTAGATAGAATAATGAAGGGAGAATGA
- a CDS encoding YfjL-like protein, with protein sequence MNKATKILAGITAVMLIIMLLYFANGLLGNPVSKLLAERSVPKYIAETYPDMDLVVDGINYNFKTGGYSAYIKSPTSIDTHFYLEVSLIGKVISNSYEDGVLSGWNTGNRISSEYRTMVNKIFDDPDFPYSSEIGFGDIPIVKGDVEIGYPEPNYGILLGELELDKIYDIKELAKSGGHVVFYAQSEEVSVEMASEILIDLKKFFQQAEVPFYAIDFYLEKPRSDDGLPNQDTTRIGVNNFLYSDIYEEDMEERLSIAVKKLQDYYAKEDAKMK encoded by the coding sequence ATGAATAAAGCAACTAAAATACTTGCTGGCATCACAGCAGTTATGCTAATCATAATGCTATTGTACTTTGCAAACGGACTACTGGGAAACCCCGTTTCAAAACTACTTGCAGAACGTAGCGTACCTAAATATATTGCAGAAACCTATCCAGATATGGATTTAGTTGTTGATGGGATAAACTATAATTTTAAAACAGGTGGATACTCTGCCTATATAAAATCACCTACCAGTATTGATACCCACTTCTATTTGGAGGTTTCTCTAATAGGTAAGGTGATCAGTAATTCATATGAAGATGGGGTGCTAAGCGGATGGAACACAGGGAATCGAATTAGTTCAGAATACCGCACAATGGTAAACAAAATATTTGATGATCCAGATTTTCCCTATTCCAGCGAAATTGGCTTTGGTGATATTCCAATTGTAAAGGGTGATGTTGAAATTGGATACCCAGAACCAAACTACGGAATTTTGTTAGGAGAGTTAGAGCTTGATAAAATCTATGACATAAAGGAGCTTGCAAAATCTGGGGGACATGTTGTTTTTTATGCACAAAGTGAAGAAGTCAGTGTCGAAATGGCAAGTGAAATTCTGATAGACCTAAAAAAATTTTTTCAACAAGCAGAGGTACCCTTTTATGCAATAGATTTTTATTTGGAAAAACCTCGAAGTGATGATGGTTTACCGAATCAGGATACTACGAGAATTGGTGTAAATAATTTTCTTTATAGCGATATTTATGAAGAGGATATGGAAGAACGATTATCCATAGCCGTCAAAAAGCTTCAAGATTATTATGCAAAAGAAGATGCAAAAATGAAATAA
- a CDS encoding transposase, which produces MTRIAREKSQTGIYHIMLRGIDKRNIFINDSDYEKFIEYIKKAKEKIEFTVYAYCLMTNHVHLLLKTESEEIGDVIRRITVGYAQYHNIKNGRTGHLFENRFKSEPVDTDDYFLIVLPYIHQNPIKAGMVERIEDYKWSSYNATVGRPFSVS; this is translated from the coding sequence ATGACTAGAATAGCAAGAGAAAAAAGTCAAACAGGAATATATCATATTATGTTGAGAGGGATAGATAAAAGAAATATATTTATAAATGATTCAGACTATGAAAAATTTATTGAGTATATTAAGAAAGCAAAGGAAAAGATAGAATTCACAGTATATGCATATTGTTTAATGACGAATCATGTACATCTGTTGCTCAAAACAGAATCAGAGGAAATAGGAGATGTCATTAGAAGAATAACTGTAGGTTATGCACAATATCATAATATCAAAAATGGAAGAACAGGCCACCTTTTTGAAAATCGATTTAAGAGCGAACCAGTAGATACAGATGATTATTTTCTCATAGTATTACCATATATCCATCAAAACCCAATAAAAGCAGGCATGGTAGAAAGAATAGAAGACTATAAGTGGAGCAGTTATAATGCAACGGTTGGCAGACCATTCAGTGTGTCTTAA
- a CDS encoding methyl-accepting chemotaxis protein — MDAMRDMIKSIHTQTDSLHIMVGSSEELTASIADVSNIVQEVANDTNRVNHGVEIGMENMEKSMDFVIKSFEEMKKINVEMNEVKDKTNAINQVIDIVKTIAGQTNLLALNAAIEAARAGEHGRGFAVVADEVKKLAEHTKVSVEEVQRNIIELQEAIDSSVNQMNETTSQLDSGKSFVNETLSTIGGIGEDIKRISDAIMQVAATAEEQTAATETFSQGTVHISTEADFILRNSDSTGQAIYEASKELDKIRMNLVRNRGLLKDEDMIDIYKTDHLLWRWRIYNMLLGYEKVDINVVGDYKQCGLGKWYYSIDCHKLNSIQAFKQMEKPHIELHQTAKEAVNAYNRGDISEAERGLLQMDEYSKIVFGYLEELKTKISS, encoded by the coding sequence ATGGATGCTATGAGAGACATGATTAAGAGTATTCATACTCAAACAGATTCTTTACATATTATGGTAGGTAGTAGTGAAGAATTAACTGCATCTATTGCGGATGTATCAAATATTGTGCAAGAAGTGGCTAACGATACCAATAGGGTAAATCACGGTGTAGAAATTGGTATGGAAAACATGGAAAAATCAATGGACTTTGTTATTAAATCCTTTGAAGAAATGAAGAAGATAAATGTCGAAATGAATGAAGTAAAAGACAAAACTAATGCTATTAATCAAGTTATAGATATAGTAAAGACTATTGCTGGACAGACAAATTTATTAGCTTTAAATGCCGCCATAGAGGCAGCTAGAGCTGGGGAGCATGGAAGAGGATTTGCAGTTGTTGCTGATGAGGTGAAAAAATTAGCAGAACATACAAAAGTTTCAGTGGAAGAAGTACAAAGAAATATTATTGAGTTACAAGAAGCTATAGATTCATCGGTAAATCAAATGAATGAAACCACATCACAACTTGATTCAGGAAAAAGTTTTGTTAATGAAACATTAAGTACTATAGGTGGAATAGGTGAAGATATTAAGAGAATTAGTGATGCTATAATGCAAGTAGCTGCAACCGCTGAAGAACAAACAGCAGCCACTGAAACTTTTTCACAAGGTACTGTTCATATTTCAACTGAAGCGGATTTTATCCTCAGGAACAGTGATAGTACTGGACAGGCAATATATGAGGCTAGCAAAGAGCTTGATAAAATTAGGATGAATTTAGTACGTAATAGAGGACTTCTAAAAGATGAAGATATGATAGATATCTATAAAACAGATCATTTGCTATGGCGTTGGCGGATATATAATATGCTTTTAGGCTATGAAAAGGTGGACATTAATGTAGTTGGAGATTATAAGCAGTGTGGCTTAGGTAAGTGGTATTATAGTATTGATTGTCATAAACTTAACAGTATACAAGCCTTTAAACAAATGGAGAAGCCACATATAGAGCTTCACCAAACTGCTAAAGAAGCGGTAAATGCCTACAATAGGGGAGATATTTCAGAGGCGGAAAGAGGTCTTTTACAAATGGATGAATATTCAAAAATTGTATTTGGGTATCTTGAAGAACTAAAAACAAAAATCTCATCATAA
- a CDS encoding tripartite tricarboxylate transporter substrate binding protein has translation MKKALVLMLVCILMTVAFTGCAQETGTSEGQETSDYSKWPQKTIQIIAPYNPGGDTDFNARAYAQFLTEELGQPVVVSNVNGSGGVVGSRTVKEANPDGYTVLFMHPALLINELAGTADYGIEDFEYVATSGVVPGETITVHKNSGFKNLEDLIKYSQEHPGKINVSADMATMTHIMALQLQEAGANINIVSAGGASDRVAALLGGHIDVIINSYGTIADYLETGDFVALGQTNLERSKGFPDIAPAKEQGYDVYFEKYYFFAMPKGTPQEIINRFSEAVKNVSENPEYADMIFKSYRQTPLYKPAKEGLEDILRIKEDIQIFKEHFM, from the coding sequence ATGAAAAAAGCACTGGTTTTAATGTTAGTGTGTATTCTTATGACTGTTGCTTTCACAGGATGTGCACAGGAAACAGGGACATCAGAGGGACAAGAGACTAGTGATTACTCTAAATGGCCACAAAAGACCATACAAATTATCGCACCATATAATCCAGGAGGAGATACTGACTTCAATGCTAGAGCATATGCCCAATTTTTAACGGAAGAATTAGGGCAACCGGTTGTTGTATCTAATGTGAATGGTAGTGGTGGTGTTGTAGGTAGTAGAACAGTTAAGGAAGCCAACCCAGATGGTTATACAGTATTATTTATGCATCCAGCTTTATTAATAAATGAATTGGCTGGTACAGCTGATTATGGAATAGAGGACTTTGAATATGTTGCTACATCAGGTGTAGTTCCAGGGGAAACTATAACAGTTCACAAAAACTCTGGTTTTAAAAACTTAGAGGATCTAATAAAATATTCTCAAGAACACCCAGGAAAAATTAATGTATCTGCAGACATGGCAACTATGACACATATTATGGCCCTGCAATTGCAAGAGGCAGGTGCTAATATTAATATTGTATCTGCAGGAGGTGCTTCCGATAGAGTAGCTGCATTATTGGGGGGACATATAGATGTAATTATAAACAGCTATGGAACAATTGCTGACTATTTAGAAACAGGAGACTTTGTTGCACTAGGACAAACTAATTTAGAAAGAAGCAAAGGGTTTCCTGATATTGCACCAGCTAAAGAACAGGGCTATGATGTATACTTTGAAAAATACTATTTCTTTGCAATGCCTAAGGGAACACCACAGGAAATAATAAATAGATTCTCAGAAGCTGTTAAAAATGTAAGCGAAAATCCAGAATATGCTGACATGATCTTTAAGTCTTATAGACAAACACCACTTTATAAGCCTGCTAAAGAAGGTTTAGAAGATATTTTGAGGATTAAAGAAGATATTCAAATATTTAAAGAACATTTCATGTAA
- a CDS encoding tripartite tricarboxylate transporter permease, protein MLDLIIIGFVEMLTLANLLLIIFGVIVGILFGAIPGLSATMAIALMLPVTYGMAPISGFALLIGLYIGGISGGLISAILLRIPGTPSSIATTFDGSPMALRGEAGKALGIGIVYSFIGGMISIIILTFISPPIANIALKFGPYEYFAVGIFSLTMIASLVSGNVFKGLASGILGLIFAMVGAAPIDSAKRFTFGINALDAGFNILPVLIGLYAVSEIIKVAECGVNEDNFEISNYKLRGFGFSVKEFVGQTWNMFRSAFIGLGVGILPGIGGGTSNILAYTVAKDQSKYPEKFGTGIMDGIVASETANNASVGGALIPLLTLGIPGDTVTALLLGGLMVHGLNPGPLLFKNNAELVYGIFAALFIANIAMLILEFLGLRAFVKLLSIPKNILLPIIMVLCTVGAYGLNNRVFDIFTILLFGVIGYLLEKNGFPLPPIILGFILGPIIEVNLIRGLMVSQGSFVPFITRPISAVFLLIAAVSFILSMRKNIKNTNKTQTESL, encoded by the coding sequence ATGTTGGATTTGATTATAATTGGATTCGTTGAAATGCTTACTTTAGCTAATCTGTTATTAATAATTTTTGGAGTTATAGTTGGAATATTGTTTGGTGCGATACCAGGTTTAAGTGCTACAATGGCAATAGCTTTGATGTTACCTGTAACCTATGGAATGGCACCTATTTCTGGATTTGCTTTATTAATAGGATTATATATAGGTGGAATTTCAGGAGGGCTCATATCGGCTATTTTACTTCGCATACCCGGCACTCCTTCATCAATTGCTACTACCTTTGATGGTAGTCCTATGGCATTAAGGGGTGAAGCTGGAAAAGCCCTTGGCATAGGTATTGTATATTCATTTATTGGAGGAATGATTAGCATTATTATTTTAACCTTTATTTCTCCACCGATAGCAAATATTGCTTTAAAATTTGGTCCATACGAATATTTTGCAGTTGGGATATTTTCTCTTACAATGATTGCTAGCTTAGTTAGTGGAAATGTATTTAAAGGGTTAGCTAGTGGTATTTTAGGACTAATATTTGCTATGGTTGGGGCAGCTCCAATAGATTCTGCCAAACGATTTACCTTTGGTATTAATGCTTTAGATGCAGGGTTTAATATATTACCTGTACTAATTGGGCTTTATGCAGTTTCAGAGATAATTAAGGTTGCTGAATGTGGAGTAAATGAAGATAACTTTGAAATTAGCAACTACAAGTTAAGGGGTTTTGGATTTTCAGTAAAGGAGTTTGTAGGCCAAACTTGGAACATGTTTAGATCAGCATTTATAGGACTTGGAGTAGGAATATTGCCTGGTATTGGTGGAGGCACATCAAATATTCTTGCTTATACTGTTGCTAAAGATCAGTCAAAATATCCTGAAAAGTTTGGAACAGGTATTATGGATGGTATAGTTGCATCTGAAACAGCAAACAATGCATCTGTAGGAGGAGCTTTAATCCCATTGTTAACACTAGGCATTCCAGGTGACACAGTTACAGCACTTTTGCTTGGTGGGCTTATGGTTCATGGACTTAATCCAGGTCCGTTATTATTTAAAAATAATGCAGAGTTGGTATATGGAATATTTGCAGCTCTTTTCATAGCAAATATTGCAATGTTGATCTTAGAATTCTTGGGACTTAGGGCTTTTGTTAAACTTCTTTCAATACCCAAAAACATACTTTTGCCAATCATAATGGTTTTATGTACAGTAGGAGCTTATGGTCTGAATAATAGAGTATTTGACATCTTCACCATATTACTTTTTGGAGTAATAGGATATTTATTAGAAAAAAATGGATTCCCATTACCTCCTATTATATTAGGATTTATTTTAGGTCCTATTATTGAAGTTAATCTTATAAGGGGATTGATGGTAAGTCAAGGAAGTTTTGTACCGTTTATTACCAGACCCATTTCAGCAGTTTTTTTACTAATTGCAGCAGTTTCTTTTATATTATCTATGAGAAAAAATATTAAAAATACTAACAAGACCCAGACTGAAAGTTTATAG
- a CDS encoding cupin domain-containing protein, translating into MYYPDYGRQPIQLKDYGPCPYVVNIEEATKQNDYYRIALWTGEYLQLTLMSIQSGDDIGLEIHEDHDQFIRIEEGQGIVMMGDTKDQLDFKAEVYDDYAIFIPAGKWHNLINTGCTPLKLYSIYAPPEHPRGTLHKTKADAEKHPDC; encoded by the coding sequence ATGTATTATCCTGACTATGGAAGACAGCCTATTCAGTTAAAGGATTATGGGCCATGTCCCTATGTGGTTAATATTGAAGAGGCTACAAAACAAAATGATTATTACCGCATTGCTTTATGGACAGGAGAATATTTGCAGCTTACCTTGATGAGCATCCAGTCTGGGGACGATATCGGTTTAGAAATCCATGAAGACCATGATCAATTCATACGTATTGAAGAAGGTCAGGGAATTGTTATGATGGGGGATACAAAAGATCAGTTAGATTTTAAAGCTGAAGTCTATGATGATTATGCAATATTTATTCCTGCTGGCAAATGGCATAATTTGATTAATACAGGATGTACACCCCTCAAATTGTACTCTATTTATGCCCCACCTGAGCATCCTCGAGGGACCCTACACAAAACGAAAGCAGATGCTGAAAAACACCCTGATTGCTAA
- a CDS encoding tripartite tricarboxylate transporter TctB family protein, with translation MIKKYIDFVPSIILIFLGIILAISTNSIKIIKGMSYSLGSDFMPKVGSSLLIIIGLAILIQASIKFKSKAVADDEVSLKPVNLPVIYTLISLLAFVGLVEKLGFLITSMLYLMFQIYILTPKGKFSFIKTGVISITTSIIIYFIFVNFFKLILPAGILG, from the coding sequence TTGATTAAAAAATATATTGACTTTGTTCCTTCAATAATTTTGATTTTTCTAGGTATTATTCTTGCTATCTCAACAAATTCAATAAAAATCATAAAAGGAATGTCTTATAGTTTAGGTTCAGATTTTATGCCAAAAGTAGGATCGTCGTTACTAATTATAATAGGATTAGCAATATTAATTCAAGCAAGTATAAAATTTAAAAGCAAAGCAGTTGCAGATGATGAGGTTTCATTAAAACCTGTTAATTTACCTGTGATTTATACATTGATATCACTTCTAGCATTTGTAGGATTAGTGGAAAAATTAGGATTTTTAATAACCTCAATGCTTTATTTAATGTTTCAAATATATATATTAACGCCAAAAGGTAAATTTAGCTTTATAAAAACAGGAGTCATCTCTATTACTACATCTATTATAATATATTTTATATTCGTAAACTTTTTCAAACTAATTCTACCAGCAGGTATATTAGGTTAA
- a CDS encoding four-carbon acid sugar kinase family protein, whose amino-acid sequence MLENKNLFELQGKHILPSSSVVEEKLNKLLQNDKFKIVVLDDDPTGTQTVHGVHIYTNWDYESILKGFKEKNRMFFILTNSRAFTTVKTKEVHEEIAKSIIRASEETGKKFIIVSRGDSTLRGHYPLETLVLKNTIEKISDIKIDGEIIIPFFQEGERYTVDNIHYAYDGDELVPVAETEFAKDKTFGYSNSHLGKWIEEKTEGEYKSQDITYVSIKELRALEYNNITNKLLKVDNFNKVVVNALDYIDIKIFITALMRAINENKNFILRSASSVTKIIGGIKEKSLLSSEELIDKDNPNGGVVIVGSHVNKTTKQLENLIERVDIEPIEFNQHLVLDDEAFSKELNRVINLAEESIVQGRNVVVFTKRERFDLGTTNKEEELIIAVKISNAITSIVERLKLKPSFIVGKGGITSSDIATKGLAVKKALVIGQIRPGVPVWLTGSESKFPNIPYIIFPGNVGNENDLTEIVKLFKRK is encoded by the coding sequence ATGCTTGAAAATAAGAATTTATTTGAATTACAAGGAAAACACATACTACCATCAAGTTCAGTGGTAGAAGAAAAACTTAACAAGCTACTTCAAAATGATAAATTCAAGATAGTTGTTCTTGATGATGATCCTACAGGAACCCAAACTGTACATGGAGTACATATATATACAAATTGGGATTATGAAAGTATATTAAAGGGATTTAAAGAAAAAAACAGAATGTTTTTTATCTTAACTAATAGTAGGGCTTTTACAACTGTTAAAACAAAAGAGGTGCATGAAGAGATAGCCAAGAGTATTATTAGGGCTTCTGAGGAGACGGGTAAAAAGTTTATTATTGTTAGCAGGGGAGATTCTACCCTTAGAGGACATTATCCTTTGGAAACTTTAGTTTTAAAAAATACTATTGAAAAAATTTCTGATATTAAAATAGATGGAGAGATAATAATACCATTTTTTCAAGAAGGAGAGAGATATACTGTAGATAATATACATTATGCTTATGATGGAGATGAATTAGTACCGGTTGCAGAAACAGAATTTGCAAAAGATAAAACTTTTGGCTATAGTAACTCTCATCTAGGTAAATGGATAGAAGAAAAGACGGAAGGTGAGTATAAAAGCCAAGACATTACTTATGTATCTATCAAGGAACTTAGAGCATTAGAATATAACAACATTACAAATAAGCTTTTAAAAGTAGATAACTTTAATAAAGTAGTTGTAAATGCTTTAGATTATATAGACATAAAAATTTTTATAACAGCATTAATGAGGGCAATAAATGAAAATAAAAATTTTATATTAAGGTCCGCATCCTCTGTAACAAAAATTATAGGAGGAATAAAAGAAAAATCTTTATTAAGTAGTGAAGAACTAATAGATAAAGATAATCCTAACGGAGGCGTGGTAATAGTAGGTTCTCATGTTAACAAAACAACTAAACAGTTAGAAAATTTGATAGAACGTGTAGATATTGAGCCTATAGAGTTTAATCAACATTTAGTGTTAGATGATGAAGCTTTTTCTAAGGAACTAAATAGAGTAATAAACTTAGCAGAAGAAAGTATAGTACAGGGTAGAAATGTAGTTGTATTTACTAAGAGAGAAAGATTTGATTTAGGCACTACAAATAAGGAAGAGGAATTAATTATAGCAGTAAAAATATCTAATGCAATAACTAGTATTGTAGAAAGACTTAAGCTAAAGCCTTCGTTCATAGTGGGAAAAGGGGGTATAACATCAAGTGATATAGCTACAAAAGGTTTAGCGGTTAAAAAAGCTTTAGTAATAGGACAGATTAGACCTGGCGTTCCTGTGTGGCTAACTGGAAGTGAAAGTAAGTTTCCAAATATACCTTATATTATTTTTCCAGGGAATGTTGGAAATGAAAATGATTTAACTGAAATTGTAAAATTGTTCAAAAGAAAGTAG
- a CDS encoding DUF4397 domain-containing protein — translation MRSYIRVFHAVPDAPAVDVYANDCLIVKNISYKHVSHYLSLPAGPTNIKIYPAGSRVNPVLDVNIVVPPMEILTVAAVGTLSTIELLVIEEPKFCAPYYKTNIRFGHLSPNAPTVDITLKDGTVIFSNVSFKDVTDYIRVAPGIYELQVRIAGTNQVVLNLPSVALNPKNFYTIYAVGLVGEMPPLEALLSLDRVC, via the coding sequence ATGAGATCATATATAAGAGTTTTTCATGCTGTTCCAGACGCACCAGCAGTAGATGTATATGCCAACGATTGTTTGATAGTTAAAAATATTTCCTATAAACATGTCTCTCACTATTTAAGCTTGCCTGCAGGACCTACGAATATTAAAATATATCCTGCAGGTAGTAGGGTTAATCCTGTACTAGATGTCAATATAGTTGTACCTCCTATGGAAATTCTTACCGTTGCTGCTGTAGGAACTCTTTCTACCATTGAGCTACTTGTTATTGAAGAGCCTAAATTTTGTGCTCCATATTACAAAACCAATATAAGGTTCGGCCACTTATCCCCCAATGCACCAACGGTAGACATCACTCTTAAGGACGGCACAGTAATTTTTAGTAATGTGTCATTTAAAGATGTCACTGACTATATAAGGGTGGCACCAGGGATATATGAATTACAAGTAAGAATTGCAGGGACCAATCAAGTAGTACTAAACTTACCCTCTGTAGCCTTAAACCCTAAAAACTTCTACACTATATATGCAGTAGGGCTAGTTGGAGAAATGCCACCTTTAGAGGCACTGTTATCTTTGGATAGAGTATGCTGA
- a CDS encoding anti-sigma factor — translation MNKISCETCIDLMPLVKDGVASEDSRKLVLEHLQDCGFCKIEYEKSHLLPPPMDEERVLKKLKSKLFRGVLAIIIVGALFGIGLTESEGMFYNIIIMPLIGGISYFALKKTAYYVPIGVFILSYGWSFIRYSIAGIFLDVNIINALVAPAFWGLIYGGLCLLGVVIGVLLKFAFRKEVEK, via the coding sequence ATGAATAAAATTTCCTGTGAAACCTGTATTGATCTTATGCCCCTTGTAAAAGATGGGGTGGCAAGTGAAGATAGCAGAAAACTAGTTTTAGAACATCTACAGGATTGTGGATTTTGCAAGATCGAATACGAAAAAAGTCACCTCCTTCCACCCCCAATGGACGAGGAGCGGGTGTTGAAGAAACTGAAAAGCAAACTTTTTCGGGGCGTCCTTGCTATTATTATTGTGGGGGCACTTTTTGGAATTGGCCTTACAGAAAGTGAAGGAATGTTTTATAATATAATCATCATGCCCTTGATCGGTGGAATCTCCTATTTTGCTTTGAAGAAAACAGCATACTATGTTCCTATTGGTGTGTTTATTCTCTCTTATGGGTGGAGTTTTATTCGATATAGTATCGCCGGTATATTTTTGGACGTTAATATTATTAATGCATTGGTTGCCCCTGCATTCTGGGGATTAATTTACGGCGGCCTATGTCTGCTTGGAGTTGTCATAGGGGTTTTATTAAAATTTGCATTTAGAAAAGAGGTAGAAAAATGA
- a CDS encoding class II fructose-bisphosphate aldolase — MLYTLKEIFNKYKDSAIASFNVYNLETIQAVANAAKLEDKPVIFAFGESYFRYANIEDIAFAVKRIVKELELDAVLHLDHAKKIESIRLALNNNFTSVMYDGSALILDENIRNTIVARNLSKDFGASLEAEIGYLNSEDGNEDYIISSKDFTDRNIAKEFSEKTSVDALAISVGNVHGIYKGTPSLDLQRIKEIYELVNIPLVLHGSSGIDEYQINMAIKNGIRKINVNTDLAVCAVGAMKERINKSNRPERLEKLLEIATREMQSVARKYIRMINSNN; from the coding sequence ATGCTATATACCCTAAAAGAAATATTTAATAAATATAAGGATTCTGCTATAGCTTCTTTTAATGTATACAATTTGGAAACTATACAAGCGGTAGCAAATGCTGCTAAGCTAGAAGATAAACCTGTTATTTTTGCATTTGGAGAAAGTTATTTTAGGTATGCTAACATAGAAGATATTGCTTTTGCTGTAAAAAGAATAGTAAAAGAATTAGAATTAGATGCAGTACTTCATTTAGATCATGCAAAAAAAATTGAGAGTATAAGGCTAGCGCTAAATAATAACTTTACTTCGGTAATGTATGATGGTTCGGCTTTAATTCTTGACGAAAATATTAGAAATACTATTGTTGCTAGAAATCTTTCCAAAGATTTTGGTGCTTCTTTGGAGGCTGAAATAGGATACTTAAATTCAGAGGATGGTAATGAAGACTATATAATAAGTTCAAAAGACTTTACAGATAGGAATATAGCAAAAGAATTCTCAGAAAAAACTTCAGTTGATGCACTAGCTATTTCAGTAGGAAATGTTCACGGAATATATAAAGGTACTCCTAGTTTAGATTTACAAAGAATAAAAGAGATATATGAATTAGTAAATATTCCATTGGTGCTGCATGGAAGCTCGGGGATAGATGAATATCAAATTAATATGGCTATTAAAAATGGTATAAGAAAAATCAATGTGAATACAGATCTAGCAGTGTGTGCAGTCGGTGCAATGAAAGAAAGAATAAATAAAAGTAATAGACCTGAAAGATTAGAAAAACTTTTAGAAATAGCAACTAGAGAAATGCAGTCAGTAGCAAGAAAATATATAAGAATGATTAATAGTAATAATTAA